The genomic region CTAGATTCGAATAAAATCCCAGCGGGATCCTCCAATCCAGCTGAAGGCCGGTATCCGCCCAGGGTTCGTTCCCGAAGATCCCCACGTGCATGGCAGAGAGGGTTATCGTTCTTCTGTCAAAGAAATGGGCAAGGTTCTCAGGCCCGAAGTTCACAAAGAACTTGCCGGGCTTAGCCGACAGGTTGAACTGCTCAAGTCCTAACACAGCGTACGCCTCTTCTATATCAATATCCTCCCCATGGTGCTTGCTGAAAGTGACATATGCGAAAAGCCAATCGGTTATCTGCGCCTGGGCTCCTATTTTGGCTTCATGGATGAAAAGCGAATTCTTCTGTTTTTCGATATTTACGTATCTGGCATCGAAAGCCCCGATAACGCTCACCTTATCGCCCAGTATCCCGTGATGATGCTTGTGCCCTACAAGATCCTTACTGTGGGACACCCCGTGCGCGTGTTCACCTTTATGATGAATATCTTCATCCATCGCGCGTCCATGCTCTGCTCCGGCAAGCTTCTTTTCCAGTTCATTGATCTTGCGCTCGTAATATGTAGACATCTGATGCATCTGCTGCTTCAATTCATCGATCTGCCTCTGGAGATCCGCCTCGGAAGCCGAAGCAGCCGGCGAGAAGCAGGCGAGCAATACGATCACACTTATGGTCCTTCTATACATGTGGCCTCCTTCCGTGAAAGAGAAATAATCTTTATTGAATTGCAAAAAGTCTCCTCATCACCTGCACTCGGGGCAGATCCCCTCCAGCTGCAGGAAATGGCTTGTGATCCTGTATCCGTTTATTATCTTGTCCTTGAACAGGTCGCATTCCTCGATCTGTCCCACCCTGCCGCATTTGGTACATATTATATGATGGTGATGGGTGTTCTCCTTGGCCCTGCATAGAGCATAATACAGTCTCCTGTCGGGGCTTGCGATCTTCGCGAGTATTCCTATCCTGTTCATCT from Candidatus Omnitrophota bacterium harbors:
- a CDS encoding transcriptional repressor, whose product is MENYINKLKKNRLRITAKRRAILEIFYKSAEAFSPEQIKDKLSRRFKKVSYPSVYKNLQQMNRIGILAKIASPDRRLYYALCRAKENTHHHHIICTKCGRVGQIEECDLFKDKIINGYRITSHFLQLEGICPECR